The following are encoded in a window of Platichthys flesus chromosome 19, fPlaFle2.1, whole genome shotgun sequence genomic DNA:
- the brf2 gene encoding transcription factor IIIB 50 kDa subunit, whose translation MPPPGLRCPGCGSSNIIDDDLHCQTQLVCVDCGAVVSEGTLVNDVVGGADVSYSQTTAVARKPCPNLLYGIQRVRAICRSLRVNHEIETLSQTNFTQAYQHEHFINVSLQRKEVLGGCCVLVSCRLLNWPITMGTISCLLDADPMVVGAVYKEMVQTLNITAPTINITDVMEAHSQEYKISPLDAPEELSADPRQLNKRAVALVELAADTWIVTGRQPVPIMMSAIYLAWQSLKPTKQRLKLTLEKFCKIAKVNKHKVAMKRVSEMKEVLCKLGKELPWIREDVTPENVVRHVEDILQHRFALLRRAMRTHEATRLEEGQTSCEDYQNETSPPSEIPEIQNSSSAERPEVRTDMSVQPGDGDDNPCTSPEPHDSPQGDQEPNWGKRALFAPPCVVHPKKRKATHPESKEVTGDEEICDIEIDSYIRTPREVREFALVQQMLSEKEDANVSH comes from the exons ATGCCTCCGCCCGGTCTGCGCTGCCCGGGCTGCGGCTCCTCCAACATCATCGACGATGACCTGCACTGCCAGACCCAGCTGGTGTGCGTGGACTGCGGGGCGGTGGTGTCCGAGGGGACGCTGGTCAACGATGTGGTCGGAGGAGCAG ATGTCAGCTACAGCCAAACCACAGCTGTGGCCAGAAAACCATGTCCAAACCTGCTATACG GTATACAGCGTGTGAGAGCCATATGTCGGAGTCTAAGGGTCAACCATGAAATCGAGACTCTCTCACAGACCAACTTCACGCAGGCCTATCAGCATGAACACTTCATCAACGTGAGCCTCCAGAGGAAGGAAGTTCTCGGTGGCTGCTGCGTGCTGGTTAGCTGCAGGCTGCTTAACTGGCCCATCACCATGGGAACCATCAGCTGCCTGCTGGATGCCGACCCGATGGTGGTGGGAGCAGTTTATAAAGAAATGGTCCAGACCCTCAACATTACGGCTCCGACAATAAACATCACTGATGTGATGGAGGCCCACAGTCAGGA gtATAAAATTAGCCCTCTTGACGCTCCTGAAGAATTGTCCGCAGACCCTAGGCAGTTGAACAAGCGAGCAGTGGCTCTGGTGGAGCTGGCAGCGGACACCTGGATCGTTACCGGCCGTCAGCCCGTCCCCATCATGATGTCGGCAATCTATCTGGCCTGGCAGTCGCTGAAACCCACCAAGCAACGGCTAAAACTCACTCTGGAGAAATTCTGCAAGATCGCCAAAGTGAATAAGCACAAGGTGGCTATGAAGAGAGTCTCTGAgatgaaggaggtgctgtgtaaGCTGGGCAAGGAACTCCCCTGGATCAGGGAAGACGTGACTCCAGAGAATGTGGTGAGACATGTGGAGGACATCCTGCAGCACAGGTTCGCCCTGCTAAGGAGGGCTATGAGAACTCATGAGGCAACCCGGCTGGAGGAGGGTCAGACCAGCTGTGAGGACTATCAGAATGAGACCAGCCCTCCATCTGAGATCCCCGAAATTCAAAattcctcctctgcagaacGACCCGAAGTAAGAACTGATATGTCTGTGCAACCAGGAGACGGAGATGATAATCCATGCACGTCGCCTGAGCCGCACGACAGCCCTCAGGGGGACCAAGAGCCAAACTGGGGGAAGAGAGCGCTGTTTGCGCCCCCGTGTGTGGTTCACCCCAAGAAGAGGAAAGCGACACATCCAGAGTCCAAAGAAGTAACTGGTGATGAAGAAATCTGCGACATTGAAATTGACTCATACATTCGCACGCCCCGAGAAGTGAGAGAATTCGCACTAGTGCAGCAGATGCTGTCTGAAAAAGAAGATGCAAATGTGTCTCATTGA
- the LOC133975157 gene encoding prolactin-releasing peptide receptor-like has product MGEHHSGSAGVTQPSVSGEQMEGHIYEVAVQSNSTNHTSQFADVALLQKFKSLIIPCYVLVVVVGVFGNYLLLYVICRTRKMHSVTNFFIANLAFSDMLMCVTCVPFTLAYAFNPHGWVFGRSMCYLVFLVQPVTVYVSVFTLTAIAVDRYYATVHPLKKRTSVATCAYVLTGLWLLSCGLVAPAVAHTYHVEFKEEGFTICEEFWLGQEKERRAYAYSTLLVTYVLPLSAVFISYLCITVKLRNCVAPGHRTQGQAGAQQARKRKIFRLVALLVSAFAVCWLPIHVFNVLRDVDIHLINKRYFLLIQLLCHLCAMSSSCCNPFLYAWLHDRFRTELRKMFECRHRIGVPANHCAASVV; this is encoded by the exons ATGGGGGAGCACCACAGTGGCTCGGCTGGAGTCACACAGCCGTCTGTGTCGGGCGAGCAGATGGAGGGACACATTTACGAGGTTGCGGTGCAGAGCAACTCCACAAATCACACCTCCCAGTTTGCAGATGTGGCCCTGCTGCAGAAGTTCAAGTCCCTCATTATCCCCTGCTacgtgctggtggtggtggtgggcgtCTTCGGCAATTACCTGCTGCTCTATGTCATCTGCCGAACCCGAAAGATGCACAGTGTCACCAACTTCTTCATCGCCAACCTGGCCTTCTCCGACATGCTCATGTGTGTGACTTGTGTCCCCTTCACCCTCGCCTACGCCTTCAATCCACACGGCTGGGTGTTTGGCCGCTCGATGTGTTACCTGGTGTTCCTCGTCCAACCGGTCACGGTCTACGTGTCAGTCTTCACGCTCACAGCCATCGCGGTGGACAG ATATTACGCAACCGTCCATCCCCTGAAGAAGCGCACCTCAGTGGCCACTTGTGCCTATGTCCTCACTGGCCTCTGGCTGCTGTCCTGCGGGCTGGTGGCTCCGGCAGTGGCCCACACCTACCACGTCGAGTTCAAGGAGGAAGGCTTCACCATCTGTGAGGAGTTCTGGTTGGGACAAGAGAAGGAAAGACGCGCCTATGCGTACAGCACCCTGCTGGTCACATATGTCCTTCCGCTGTCGGCCGTCTTCATCTCGTATCTCTGCATCACTGTCAAACTGAGGAACTGCGTTGCACCGGGCCACAGGACACAGGGCCAGGCAGGCGCTCAGCAGGCTCGTAAGAGGAAGATCTTTCGCCTGGTCGCCCTCCTGGTGTCTGCCTTCGCCGTGTGCTGGCTCCCGATTCACGTGTTCAACGTGCTGCGAGACGTCGACATTCACCTCATTAACAAGCGCTACTTTTTACTCATACAACTGCTGTGCCACCTGTGCGCCATGAGCTCCTCTTGTTGTAACCCTTTCCTCTACGCATGGCTACACGACCGCTTCCGCACGGAGCTGCGGAAGATGTTCGAGTGCCGCCACCGTATCGGAGTGCCCGCCAATCACTGTGCCGCCAGTGTGGTCTAG